One stretch of Corynebacterium callunae DSM 20147 DNA includes these proteins:
- the thiD gene encoding bifunctional hydroxymethylpyrimidine kinase/phosphomethylpyrimidine kinase — MVNYAFVIAGSEATGGAGIQVDLKTFQHLNVYGIGAITCLVAFDPKDNWNHRFVPVDAQVIANQIEAATAAHDLDVVKIGMLGTPATIDTVATALEENKFKHVVLDPVLICKGQEPGAALDTDTALRAKVLPQATVVTPNNFEATTLSGLEKLETVEDLKEAARLIHEQGPQYVVVKGGMDFPGENAVDVLFDGSSYHVFSEPKIGEERVSGAGCTFAAVITAELAKGAEVVDAVATAKRVVTRAVQDAVASNAPFTSVWLAEDNN; from the coding sequence GTGGTTAATTACGCATTTGTTATCGCAGGCTCAGAAGCAACCGGTGGCGCCGGCATCCAGGTCGACCTTAAGACCTTCCAGCACCTTAACGTTTATGGCATCGGGGCAATCACCTGCCTCGTAGCCTTTGATCCCAAGGACAATTGGAATCACCGTTTTGTGCCGGTTGACGCGCAGGTTATCGCCAACCAGATTGAGGCTGCTACTGCAGCTCACGATCTAGACGTGGTCAAGATTGGCATGCTGGGCACCCCGGCAACCATCGATACCGTGGCTACCGCGTTGGAGGAAAACAAGTTCAAGCATGTTGTGCTTGACCCAGTGCTGATCTGTAAGGGTCAGGAGCCCGGCGCAGCGCTTGATACCGATACCGCTTTGCGCGCCAAGGTACTGCCTCAGGCAACCGTCGTTACCCCAAATAACTTCGAGGCCACCACCCTCTCCGGCCTCGAGAAGCTTGAGACCGTCGAGGACCTCAAGGAGGCTGCCCGCCTCATTCATGAGCAGGGCCCTCAGTACGTAGTCGTTAAGGGTGGCATGGACTTCCCCGGCGAGAACGCCGTGGATGTGCTTTTCGACGGATCCTCCTACCACGTCTTCTCTGAACCAAAGATTGGTGAAGAGCGCGTTTCCGGCGCAGGCTGCACCTTCGCAGCTGTTATCACCGCAGAGCTCGCAAAGGGTGCTGAGGTTGTAGACGCAGTGGCAACCGCAAAGCGTGTGGTTACCCGTGCGGTTCAGGATGCTGTTGCATCCAACGCACCTTTTACCTCCGTATGGCTTGCTGAGGACAACAACTAG